From the Populus nigra chromosome 13, ddPopNigr1.1, whole genome shotgun sequence genome, the window TCGGACTATTGAGCACGTGAATAGAGTAACTAATAAATTTAACAGGAAAAGCAATATCCAAGTAGAAGGCAAATATGAGATAAATGATAATGAGAACTCAGTAGTTGACACATGATTCGGAGGGCCTCCAAAAGTAAAGCAGATGTAGTGGCAGATTCACCAGGCATGACATGTACTAAATTATCCACTCAAAAGCTACAAGAAATGGCTCAAGCAAAACATAAGGTCAATCAAGCTTCTAAGAACTCATTAACCTTTACCATGGCAAGTACTATTTGAGCTTTTAGTAGCTCATGATAGGTTTTGAAACCATGGGTTTAGTTTTTCAATACTTTAAAAGTAGCCCAGAATAGTTGTCTCTAACTTTTATAAGCTTTCAGCATGCCTGGATCTGGAAGTTGTGCCTTAATGCCTAACTGTTATAGACATCAGAAGTGTTTTATGTTAATTCAAAACAAGTTCAATAATGAGGCATGAATCAAGATATAGCCTTCAGAAATGTTGCAAATAAAGTCAGCTCCCCTGAATTTCTAGTTCATAGATGGTCCCATTCTCCTTGATGGTCAatgtactaaaaaaaaaaaagaagggagcaAGGATGCAGCAAAATGTGAAAAAGTCATATATCTAGAGAAGTCGTGGAATTACAGATTTGCAGTAAATAATGGAAACTGAGCAACACGGCTATATCAACTTCAATAGGAGCAAGCATTTATGGAAAAGtgaaaattaattccaaaccTTCAGATGTACCCCTCAAAGAAATAGGTTTCTTGTATTGTGTTCGCATGATACAAAATTCTATTCCTCTAAAGAGCCTCAAAACtgctttcttttatttctaaaaaggCTCTCTCGTTTAGAATAAACATAAACTAGAGCAAAGAAAACTACTGCGGACATAGACACTGAACCCCATGGAAATGGTGGGTCCTTGAAACAAACAAGCGATGCCTCCAATTCCTGGGATGCATGGTAAACCAGAGAGTGAATGGCATACATGTCGTGGTCAGAGGACCTCAAGTAATACAAAGCCATGTCAAAGTCCATATGTGACATTGCAGAAATCGCTTTGTCCAGCTTGTACTTGAACAGGTTCCATCTCTGAATGAACTGAACATGCTGATTCTGTTTAAGGAGTTTCCTGTCCCCGCCATGTGCTATAATGGATTCAAGAACATCAATAACACTACTTATACTGTAATTCAATGACGTCAACAGCACATTTCTACGAGCTGCATCTTTCTGCACGAATGACAGAGACGAAATCTCTGAGAAAGGCCCAAATGGAGTTTGTCCAACACTCCAAGTATAATCCACCAAAGTATTATTATGCCTTGGGCTCCAAGACAAATGGGTTGGTGACACTCCCCACATACTCTGTAGAATTGAACCAACAAGCGGTCTCTCAAGTACCCTAGTGTGCGTAAACATGTGACGACCATTGCAGCTATAATCACTCACAGTCTGTGTAGTCTTTGTCCTCACTGCAATAACCATATCCCTAAACGCAACAGATTGATGATACCGATCAAGCATCAGCAGTGTATTGTAATCCAAATCAAACACATAAACAGGCAGCACTCTACTAAAATCCTCCTCCGGGGTCCCTGCCATCCTCCTAAACTCCTCAGCAGAATCAGACAGTATCTGATGCAATCTCTTTGAGTCCAAATATTCACTCACAATCAAAGTATAATTGTCAAACAAGAACCTAGAAGTATAGGAATTAATCGACCTAGAAATCGCAAACGAGCAAATTGAACACTGATCATAATTCACTTCATAATTCCTAAACGCCAAATTCTGATTCCTCAACAACAACCCACCTTCATTAGCCTCATCCATAAACGTCTTCTCAATCTCCTTCCAATCCAACCCACTCAAATCCTTACCACTTCCAGACCCATAAATATGTATAAACTCAACAATCAAAGAATTCTGAAAATGCACAGGAATTCTCAAAGAGGGCACAAGTAATACCTGATAAGCATTCCAAATCAACGATGCCGAGTCCGCTAACAATGCCTTATGTGACTTGGGTCGCCCGTGCATTGCTGTAAGAGGGTGAAATTCACCTCTAGGTAAAACCCCATCTCCAGATATAGCCGGTCCGTAATCGACAGGACCAGCAGATAGATCAATCCAAAGATACCTCTCTTTACCAGTCCAAATGGTTCCTAAGCATTTAGTAAACCCAGGAGACGAATCCCCTTCTGAATAACTATACGCATAGTTCTTCGATTGCGAAcccaaattaatcaaataaacataAACCCCTTGCACAGGTTTTTCTCTATCAAAATCTTGCTTGATAATCCGATCAACTGTGTTGTAAGGGATGGAAAGGAGAGGTGATCTGAGGGAAGATGTACTTTCGGAAATGGAAGATTTAAGGGCTTCGGAAAGGCGAGATGAAAGGGTGGAGCCCGCGTGGGAAATTTCAAGGTGGGGGGAATGCTTGATGGAAAGACGGTGGGAGTCGGTGGTGATGACGTGGAAGTGGTCAGAGATG encodes:
- the LOC133671383 gene encoding uncharacterized protein LOC133671383; translated protein: MTWCTKIPQTLFIAPPSNTTTSHFLCSTKMPSTTTTLLLFLLLIHLTITTPSPIPGLDTFLSHRSTVDPLSTNDSFPSLPSSLKKSLSLSSPHPHIPSLISSLLSLTLPLSLHIRLVGSSFPSDSSSLLQSFLSTAHISDHFHVITTDSHRLSIKHSPHLEISHAGSTLSSRLSEALKSSISESTSSLRSPLLSIPYNTVDRIIKQDFDREKPVQGVYVYLINLGSQSKNYAYSYSEGDSSPGFTKCLGTIWTGKERYLWIDLSAGPVDYGPAISGDGVLPRGEFHPLTAMHGRPKSHKALLADSASLIWNAYQVLLVPSLRIPVHFQNSLIVEFIHIYGSGSGKDLSGLDWKEIEKTFMDEANEGGLLLRNQNLAFRNYEVNYDQCSICSFAISRSINSYTSRFLFDNYTLIVSEYLDSKRLHQILSDSAEEFRRMAGTPEEDFSRVLPVYVFDLDYNTLLMLDRYHQSVAFRDMVIAVRTKTTQTVSDYSCNGRHMFTHTRVLERPLVGSILQSMWGVSPTHLSWSPRHNNTLVDYTWSVGQTPFGPFSEISSLSFVQKDAARRNVLLTSLNYSISSVIDVLESIIAHGGDRKLLKQNQHVQFIQRWNLFKYKLDKAISAMSHMDFDMALYYLRSSDHDMYAIHSLVYHASQELEASLVCFKDPPFPWGSVSMSAVVFFALVYVYSKRESLFRNKRKQF